GGCGCACCGCCCCCTTGCTGATAAAATCCGGCCCACAACGCAGGACGAGTTCGTGGGGCAGGCGCACCTGCGTGACCGTATCGCCACGTTCCTTGCGGCGGATCGCATGCCGTCCCTCCTGTTTTTCGGCCCGCCCGGCTGCGGCAAGTCCACCCTCGCCCTGCTTCTTGCCGAAAAAAGCGGACTGCCCTTCATCCGTGTGAGCGCGCCCGAGGCAGGCCTTTCACAACTGCGCAAGCAGCTCGCCGGAGCGCGCCTTCTGGTACTGGACGAGCTCCATCGGTTCTCCAAGGCGCAGCAGGATTTCTTCCTCCCGTTGCTGGAAAGCGGCGAGATCACCCTGCTGGCCACCACTACGGAGAATCCGTCTTTTTCCGTCACGCGCCAGCTCCTCTCGCGGCTGCACGTGTTGCGGCTCGGACCGCTTACGGACGAGGACCTGCTGTTCATAGTCCGCCGCGGCGCCGAGGCTCTGGATATGGAATTGTCCGAAGAAGCCATGCGGCTGCTCGTCACCGTGGCGCACGGAGATGCCCGCACCCTGCTCAACCTGGTGGAGCACGCGGCCAGCCTGGCGCCGGAGAAGCGGGAGGTGGAACACCTCAAGGCCGCCCTGCCCGAGTTCGTACAACGTCACGACAAGGCCGGAGACAGCCACTACGACATCGCCTCCGCGCTCATCAAATCCATTCGCGGCAGCGACCCGGACGCCGCGCTCTACTACCTGGCCTGCCTGCTGGAAGGCGGCGAGGACCCGCGCTTCGTGTGCCGCCGGCTCATCCTCTCCGCTTCCGAGGACGTGGGGCTGGCCAATCCGCAGGCCCTTCCCATGACCGTGGCCTGTCAACAGGCCGTAGAATTCGTTGGCATGCCCGAGGGCTTTATTCCTCTGGCTGAGACCACGGTGTACCTGGCCGTCAGCCCCAAATCCAACGCGAGCTACGCGGCCTATCGGCGTGCGCAACGCCACCTGCGCGAGCACGGCACGAGCCCGGTGCCCATCCACCTGCGCAATCCGGCCACGCGGCTGATGAAGGAATGGGGATATGGCGAGGGATACAAATACCCGCACGACTTCCCGCATGGTTGGGCCGAGCAGCGCTATCTGCCGGACGAGGTGAACGTGCGATTCTACAAGCCGTCCGAAAATGGTCAGGAGCCGCGCCTGCTGGCCTGGTGGCGGGATGTGACGGGCAGGCGGTAAGTCTGATCGGAAAGCGGCCGACGACGCCAGTTTTCATCACTCCACCACGTAGGTCACGGAATCTATGCGACCTCGGGAATCCTGGACCACCAGCCGGTGCCTGCCGCGCTCGATGGACAGAAACAATTGGTCGCTCGTTCGGCCCTGAGCCACGAGCCGTCCGTCCTGAAACCAGAATAATTTCGAATCCGAGCCGTCCGTGCGCGCCTTGAGCGGGATGCGCTGGAATTCTGCGGGTGCGTCGGAGCGGATGACGTATGGCGTGGCCGTGGAAGGCGATACGATGGACGGCCCGCCCCTTCCCGGCACTGTGCGGCACGCCGGCGAAAGCGGCGGCATGGTCTGCACCGGGATTCCTCGGGACAGTTCCCAGGCCACGAGTTCGTCCGGCGGCGTGCGCACAACGCGCGGCTCGGCCGGAAAATCTGTTAGACAACGCCCTTCCAGCCGCAGCCCGGTTTCGGGATCAACGAAGATGCGTTGATGGAGCGCGGAACGCCTCAACCGTGTGACGCCGGCTATGGTGGTGATTTCCATAGTGCGCGGCGTGTACTGGTTCGGCAGGTTTCGGCTTTCGACACAGACCGTGGTCGTGGTCAGATTGAGATCTTTGGCTCTGGGCAACGCGGTTCCGGGTTTCTCAACGGCGCGGAACACGTCGAACAACAGCGGCCCGGCATGCTGCGCGCCGGATATTCCCTTGGCTGCGCGGCCGTCCAGATTGCCTGTCCACACCCCCACCACGTATTGCGCGCTGAACCCTATGGCCCACGCATCCCTGTGGCCGAAGGAGGTGCCAGTCTTCCAAGCCACCTCCGGCGCGCCGATGGTCCTGGACCAGATTCCCGGCAGGTCCCGCCGCGGAACCTCTTGCAGCATGGAACGCACGAAGTATGCGGCCTCGCGCGACAGGAGCCGGACAGAGTCGTCAGACGGCGCGTGGTCTTCTGTCTTCGGCAACAGACGTGCGGGACGCCAGACCCCATCGTCCGCCAAGGCGGCGTATAAGGCGGTGAGCTGCAACAGCGTGGTTTCGCACGCGCCGAGAGCAAGCGGCAAGCCGTAGTGCTCCGGACCGTGCCGCAGCTCGATGCCGCCGCGTTGCAGGAATCTGTGGAAATGCGGAACGCCAAGCCGGGCCAGCAGCCGCACCACCGGCGCGTTCAGGGAGCGGATGAGCGCTTCCCGCACCGTGACCGGACCGTTGTAGGCGTCATTGTAGTTGCTGGCGATATAGCCGGAGTAATCCGTAGGGATGTCGAGCAGCATGGAGTCCGGGACAGCAAGGCCCGCATCAAAGGCGAGGCCGTACAGGAAGGGCTTGAGCGTGGAGCCTGGAGAGCGTTTGGCAAGGGCTGCATTGATCGGGCCGTGGCGTTGGGCATTGAAGTAGTCATCCGTACCGACAAGCGCACGTATCTCGCGCGTTTCACGGTCCAGCACGACAACGGCGGCGTTCGCCAGCCCGGTGCGTCGAAGTCCGGGTTGGCGGCGTTTCATGGCGGCGAGCGCCTGATGCTGAACAGTGGTGTCGATGGTGGTCGTCAGTTCCCATGTATGATCTTCGCCAAGCCTGGAAAACCGCGTCGGACTTGACTCCTTTAATTGTTCATAGGCCATGCGGGCGGCATGCGGCGCAATCATGGGCGTCCGGGCCAACGCTGTAGGCAGCGGTTGCTGCTTGGCCAAGGCAACTTCATTCGCCGGGAAAACTCCGCGCCGACGAAGCGTGTCGAGCAATCGGTCGCGCGCGGCCCGCGCTTCGGCAGGATTGTGTATGGGATCATATGCTTGTGGCGCGCGAGGAAGCACAGCGAGCAAAGCGGATTCTCCAAGGGAAAGCGCGCTCGCCGACTTGCCAAAATACGTGAAGGCCGCTGCTCCCACGCCGACGACGTTGCCGCCATACGGCGTGAAGTTCAAGTAGTGCTCGAAGATTTCTTCTTTTGAGCATGTATATTCGAGCTGCATGGCGCGAAAGGATTCGATGATTTTGGCCTTGAAAGAGCGTGATTTCGGCTCGACAAGCCGAGCGAGCTGCATGGTGATGGTGGAGCCGCCGGAGACGACCCGGCCTTCCTGGATATTCTGCACGCTGGCGCGCAGGATGGACAACGGATTGACGCCGGGGTGGACGTGAAAATAGCGGTCTTCCGAAGCCAGGATAACCTTTCGGAACACTGGCGAGACTGCGTCGAGCTTCAGAGGGAACCGGCGCCTGCCGTCATCGGGCAGGAAAATGCGCATGGGCGTACCATCGGATGCGCGCACCAAGAGGGCCGGACCAGCCTGCAGCGCCCTCTCCGGAAAAGGAAAAAGCGCATTGATCGTCAGGAATGCCGCCCCGGCCATGCAAGCCATGGCCAGAGTGCAATACAAAAGTAAACGATATGTCTTACGCATAGATTACATAGCGTTCATTGAATCCTCTTCAGTGACGCCCACCACATCTTTCGTACTGTTGCCTGAATTTTCAGATGGATGCACTCCCTGGTCATGCTCCTTGGCAACACCGTCAGCCATCAGGCCCGACGCCACAGACATCGTCCCCAACTCCGTGGAAGCTGCTATCTGCGGGTCGTACATTGCCTCGGCAAGCACTGGCGGAAGCATGAAATCCCCGGCAGTGACGGCCCGCAGCAGCACGTACACTGTCTGACTCTCGCGTTCCGATAAGTCCAGGAAGAAGATGACACGGTCGTCACGCAGGTCTACGTAGTCCGTGTCGTCGGACTTCTCATCAAGCCATGGCAGGCTCTCGGTGGATTCCAGCCGCGGGTTCTCCACTTCCAACCCGGCGGGCAGCATGTTCAGCATGGCGACGTTGCTCACCCGGCCGACCTTGCTTGTAATGTCGAGCTCCAGCACGACCAGGTCGCCCTGTTTCACGTCCTCCAGGTCCGTATGCTCACCCTCGCGGTTGTAGAACGTGCGTTTCACGGTCAAACCCTGCTCGTAGGGTTCATATGTCGCGTCTTCAGGGATGCCGATAGTCCGCACTGTGTAGAAAAGCGCCCCGGATTCGAACCCCTCATCCATGAGGATCTCAAGAGTTCTGGCGCCTTTGATTGCCAGTTCACCAGTCAGGGCCAGGGTCGAGTCGCTGGAGAATCGCGCAATCTCCTCGCCGTCCGCCAGGAGCGTTCCGGAAAACGGCGGATTGTCGGCGATATTTCTGTAGAACTGGCCCAGGGCGATCATGGCCCACGCCGTTTTCTGGGTCGAGATGTACTGCTCGGCTTCCAGTTTCCGCACAAGCTCCTGCACGAGTTCCGCAATGCGGGGATCTCCGGGAATCTGGCGCTGCAACACGGCAAGGCGCAGGGCGTCGTCGCGCAGGGACGAGCTCAGGAACCCGCCGGTCTCATACGGCGTGTCCTTCTCCTGCATGGATCCCCAATGTCCTTCCATGAGCTGCTCCAGGGCTTCCATATCGCCCGTCAGGGCATAGGCTGCGCCGAGCAGCGCGCCGGAGAGCGAATCGAGTTGCGATCCGTAGTACGAGCGGACGTGGTCCATGGAGCCCTTGTCCGGCTGGCCGGCCAGCGCCAGGACGTAGATAGCGTAGCACAGCTGACGCAGGTTTCGGTCGCTGTTGTCCAGTTGCTTCCGGACCTCGCCGGCCACATAGCCCAACGCGCTGTCCAGGCCGAACCGGGCGTCTGCGTACCCTGCCTCCAGCGCCTCCACGAGGAAATGCGTGGCGTAGAACGAGCCGAAATCATACGCATCGCGTCCGCCGGACCACATGGCGAACCCGCCATTGTCCAGTTGCATGGCCTGCAACCGCTGGATACCCGCCTGGACCATGCTCGGCACGCCGCGCGTATCCAGGTCTGGATCGAGCGTAGCGGCCACGTCGCCCACGTAGAGGAGCGGGAATGCGCTCGACGTAGTCTGTTCCACGCAGCCGTAGGGGTAGCGGAGCAGGTACTTGAGCGAGCGCGTGAATCGCACCATGGGCGACGGCCCGAGATACACTTCGCGCACGAGTCCTTCGCTTCTGAAGGCTTCCTCATCCACGTCCGGGAAGGTCTGGCGAGCGTCGCTCACCATGCCGGATTCGACTATCGTTCTGGGCGGCAGCGCCGGACGTACGGGCAGTTCCACATTTACGGCCATGGTTTCTTCGTTTCCGGACGCCGTGAAGGAACAACTGATTACACCGTCACCGGTGGCGCGCAGGGTGAAGACAGCGAGCTTCTCCTGGCCCTGGGGGATCGCGATATCGACTTCGGAGCGTTCTGTTTCTCCTGGCCCCGAAACATTAAAGGAGACAGTAAACACGCCGTCTCCTGGTGTGTCGTTGCGTATGGCCACCGGCACCCTGATTTCATCGTCCACGGCCATGAAACGCGGCAAGGTGGGAGTGACGACGAGCGGGCTACGAACCTTGGTCTGCGCATCTGCGGCGCCCAAGCGCTTGCCCTTCACGGACACGGCCATGAACCGCACTGCGCCCTGGAATTCGGGCAGATCCAACGCGAACGTGGCCAATCCGTCTGCGTCAGCCTGGACCGGCTCGAACCAAAAAGCCACCGGCTTCACGCGCCGCAGGGAATCCGTGCTCACGAACTTGGATATCTCCTTGCCCAAAGCGCCGCCACCCACCGGGGAGACGCCTTCCACCTCGGGGAACAGCATGGCGAAGGTGTCGTAGGACTCCACCTGCAACCGCCGTTTGGCGTAGAAGTGCGGGAACGGGTCGGGCGATTCCTGATCGATGAGCGACAGAATGCCTTCGTCCACGGCAGAGAGCGTGACCATGGCACCTGGCTCGGTCTGCACGGCCACCTCCAGGGATGTCTTGGGCCGCACCGTTTCCGGCGCGTTGATAGAAACTGACGTCCTGTTGGCCGTACGGTTGACGAAGACGGGCGCAGCGCCGAACGCACGGCTCACCATGCCTGGTTCCGTGGCCCCGGCCGGGCGCACGAGCACTGCCGTGACATACACGTTGGGTCCGTATTCTTCCTTGATGGGGAAATCGACCTGCGCGGTATTGCCGTCCATGGTGTAGCTGGCCACGTGGTGTACGCTGCCTCCCTCCACGGTAACCAGGAGCCTGCCGGAGAACGGCGCGCGCACCTGGACGGATGCGGTGTCGCCCGGCCCGTACTCGGCCTTGTCCGGCGCCAGGTCGATCGTTGCTGCGTTCTCCACGGCCCAGGGGGAGTAGCCCCAGCCGCCGGCGTAAAAATCAACCCGTGAGGACGCGCCCGAGGCGTCGCGCAACACCACGCTGTAGCTGCCGTATTGCGGCGGCGTCATTATGAACGAGCCTTCACTCGAATCGTCGAGCTGCATGGTTCGGATCAAATTCGAATCGCGCTCCGAATGATACCGGAAGCTGCCGGAAGGCGTGCGCCGCAGCACGGTCTGCCAGTGGTTCTCATACAGCTCCGCCACAAGCCCCTCCCCGCTGGTCTTCTCTCCCTCCGGCGACAGCACGACGTACTCGAACGTGACATCGCTGCCGGGGTCCACCCCCTTGCGGGCCAGACGCCTGATGCCGGGGTAGCGCGGATAAGCGTGCGCCGGAATCTGCTTCATGACGGAAACACCGCGGCCGCCTCGTTCGCTTACACGAGCCACGATGCGTGCGGCAAGCGCCGCCGGCGGTGTCAGCCCTTCCGGCACGCTAAAAGTGAACGCCGCCGTGCCGTCAGCGTCCAGAACGCCTTCATCCGCCGTCAATTCCATGTCGTCGAAGGACCTGTCAGGGTCGCCGAATACGTATGCTTCAAAACCTTCCGGATCGAAAGACGCCGGCAGGAGTTGAACACGGGATTCCACGGCCAGATCAGAAGCTGGCGGACCAAAGAAGTATCTGGACTGAACCGTGTAGGCGTACTCCGAGCCGGGCTTCGGCTCGCCCTGCGTCGTTTCCAGGTCGACCTTGATCCGGTCCGGCAGGAACTCTTCCACTTTGAACTCGTAGCTCGCCACCACCTCCTCGGCCACCACAAGCTCCAGGGTGTGGCTGCCGGTAAGAGCGTAGGCCGGCACGTCGAAGGCATAGGACGCCATGCCCTCCTCGTTCATTTCCAGAAAGAGAGTATCGAGTTCCCTGCCGCGCGGGTCGATCCATTTGAGCGTCAGCGGGATGGACGGCGGCGTGCTCATGTCCGCCTGCCGCAGTATGGCCGCGCCCTCCACCACCTCGCCAGGACGGTAGATATCCCGTTCGCCGTAAACGTAGCCCATGAAACCGGCCGTGGTGGGCTCTACACCACCCACATTCAGGCCGGTGGTGTCTATGCCGAACTGGTTGAACACAAGGAAGCTCATGTCGTCTCCCTGCTCGGCGTAAATCAGGAACGGCGTGTGCTTTTGCAACGTATCGGCCATATCGGTAAAGTGGACCAGACCGTTCTCGTCGGTGGTGCCTTCGGCGAGCGTCTGGTTCTGGTACGAGAGTACTTTCACCGAGACGCCGGGCTGGACCTCCAGGTTCTCGTAGGAGGCGATCCAGACGAGCAGATCATCCACGCCGCGCTTGGCCACGATGCCCAGGTCCGTGACGAGCACGAAGCGTTGCGAGGCCTGCCAGTTGTTCGGCTCGGAGAGCATCATACGGTAGAGCCCCGGCTCGTCCGGAAAAACCTCGTCCGTGTTGAGAACGAACTGCTGCGGCTCGTTCCAGGCCGTATCGAGCGCTATCTCCTTCTCGACCACGCGATCGCCCAGGTAGTAGTTCAGCATGTGAGCGCTGCGGCTATCCTCCAGAAGGATGCCTGATGAATAATCGGCAAGCAGGTGGAAGACGTTGTTCCGGTAGACACGGTCTATCTTGAGG
This genomic window from Oceanidesulfovibrio indonesiensis contains:
- a CDS encoding alpha-2-macroglobulin family protein gives rise to the protein MSDENGRNVKELGKNFLIVVLVMVVAVQAALLFSQSRSEFMEKGPDAFRNNETAADAPASVATDGQVAVEEAVLDSARGAFALVAFNQPVVEKSAVGTRPAKEPAEFSPRIRGDWEWVSPFMLRFDADGRFDRNKSYTLSLLPENILGQGREIAGADNITLKMQEFEVDSIDLRTVPARGKPGSVQIKGKVEFSLDVLPEDFLEHVRLKDPNAENGTVPLLLERYYQSREIYFISDPEAPIKKELDPRQLELVIDASLPAANTDYTLSTPASQGLTIVFDPALTVKRVRGSVTPDSGTVTLELSSGVDARKAEDFVTVDPQVKYTAGTDGNDLLLTGNFAPGSTYTIHVAKGMPALDGAAVQEARSLNVRIPDLAPSVAFDDTGVFLSRHGLRNVAFTSVNTKGVDLKIDRVYRNNVFHLLADYSSGILLEDSRSAHMLNYYLGDRVVEKEIALDTAWNEPQQFVLNTDEVFPDEPGLYRMMLSEPNNWQASQRFVLVTDLGIVAKRGVDDLLVWIASYENLEVQPGVSVKVLSYQNQTLAEGTTDENGLVHFTDMADTLQKHTPFLIYAEQGDDMSFLVFNQFGIDTTGLNVGGVEPTTAGFMGYVYGERDIYRPGEVVEGAAILRQADMSTPPSIPLTLKWIDPRGRELDTLFLEMNEEGMASYAFDVPAYALTGSHTLELVVAEEVVASYEFKVEEFLPDRIKVDLETTQGEPKPGSEYAYTVQSRYFFGPPASDLAVESRVQLLPASFDPEGFEAYVFGDPDRSFDDMELTADEGVLDADGTAAFTFSVPEGLTPPAALAARIVARVSERGGRGVSVMKQIPAHAYPRYPGIRRLARKGVDPGSDVTFEYVVLSPEGEKTSGEGLVAELYENHWQTVLRRTPSGSFRYHSERDSNLIRTMQLDDSSEGSFIMTPPQYGSYSVVLRDASGASSRVDFYAGGWGYSPWAVENAATIDLAPDKAEYGPGDTASVQVRAPFSGRLLVTVEGGSVHHVASYTMDGNTAQVDFPIKEEYGPNVYVTAVLVRPAGATEPGMVSRAFGAAPVFVNRTANRTSVSINAPETVRPKTSLEVAVQTEPGAMVTLSAVDEGILSLIDQESPDPFPHFYAKRRLQVESYDTFAMLFPEVEGVSPVGGGALGKEISKFVSTDSLRRVKPVAFWFEPVQADADGLATFALDLPEFQGAVRFMAVSVKGKRLGAADAQTKVRSPLVVTPTLPRFMAVDDEIRVPVAIRNDTPGDGVFTVSFNVSGPGETERSEVDIAIPQGQEKLAVFTLRATGDGVISCSFTASGNEETMAVNVELPVRPALPPRTIVESGMVSDARQTFPDVDEEAFRSEGLVREVYLGPSPMVRFTRSLKYLLRYPYGCVEQTTSSAFPLLYVGDVAATLDPDLDTRGVPSMVQAGIQRLQAMQLDNGGFAMWSGGRDAYDFGSFYATHFLVEALEAGYADARFGLDSALGYVAGEVRKQLDNSDRNLRQLCYAIYVLALAGQPDKGSMDHVRSYYGSQLDSLSGALLGAAYALTGDMEALEQLMEGHWGSMQEKDTPYETGGFLSSSLRDDALRLAVLQRQIPGDPRIAELVQELVRKLEAEQYISTQKTAWAMIALGQFYRNIADNPPFSGTLLADGEEIARFSSDSTLALTGELAIKGARTLEILMDEGFESGALFYTVRTIGIPEDATYEPYEQGLTVKRTFYNREGEHTDLEDVKQGDLVVLELDITSKVGRVSNVAMLNMLPAGLEVENPRLESTESLPWLDEKSDDTDYVDLRDDRVIFFLDLSERESQTVYVLLRAVTAGDFMLPPVLAEAMYDPQIAASTELGTMSVASGLMADGVAKEHDQGVHPSENSGNSTKDVVGVTEEDSMNAM
- the pbpC gene encoding penicillin-binding protein 1C; amino-acid sequence: MRKTYRLLLYCTLAMACMAGAAFLTINALFPFPERALQAGPALLVRASDGTPMRIFLPDDGRRRFPLKLDAVSPVFRKVILASEDRYFHVHPGVNPLSILRASVQNIQEGRVVSGGSTITMQLARLVEPKSRSFKAKIIESFRAMQLEYTCSKEEIFEHYLNFTPYGGNVVGVGAAAFTYFGKSASALSLGESALLAVLPRAPQAYDPIHNPAEARAARDRLLDTLRRRGVFPANEVALAKQQPLPTALARTPMIAPHAARMAYEQLKESSPTRFSRLGEDHTWELTTTIDTTVQHQALAAMKRRQPGLRRTGLANAAVVVLDRETREIRALVGTDDYFNAQRHGPINAALAKRSPGSTLKPFLYGLAFDAGLAVPDSMLLDIPTDYSGYIASNYNDAYNGPVTVREALIRSLNAPVVRLLARLGVPHFHRFLQRGGIELRHGPEHYGLPLALGACETTLLQLTALYAALADDGVWRPARLLPKTEDHAPSDDSVRLLSREAAYFVRSMLQEVPRRDLPGIWSRTIGAPEVAWKTGTSFGHRDAWAIGFSAQYVVGVWTGNLDGRAAKGISGAQHAGPLLFDVFRAVEKPGTALPRAKDLNLTTTTVCVESRNLPNQYTPRTMEITTIAGVTRLRRSALHQRIFVDPETGLRLEGRCLTDFPAEPRVVRTPPDELVAWELSRGIPVQTMPPLSPACRTVPGRGGPSIVSPSTATPYVIRSDAPAEFQRIPLKARTDGSDSKLFWFQDGRLVAQGRTSDQLFLSIERGRHRLVVQDSRGRIDSVTYVVE
- a CDS encoding replication-associated recombination protein A, producing MSGPAQAHRPLADKIRPTTQDEFVGQAHLRDRIATFLAADRMPSLLFFGPPGCGKSTLALLLAEKSGLPFIRVSAPEAGLSQLRKQLAGARLLVLDELHRFSKAQQDFFLPLLESGEITLLATTTENPSFSVTRQLLSRLHVLRLGPLTDEDLLFIVRRGAEALDMELSEEAMRLLVTVAHGDARTLLNLVEHAASLAPEKREVEHLKAALPEFVQRHDKAGDSHYDIASALIKSIRGSDPDAALYYLACLLEGGEDPRFVCRRLILSASEDVGLANPQALPMTVACQQAVEFVGMPEGFIPLAETTVYLAVSPKSNASYAAYRRAQRHLREHGTSPVPIHLRNPATRLMKEWGYGEGYKYPHDFPHGWAEQRYLPDEVNVRFYKPSENGQEPRLLAWWRDVTGRR